In Setaria italica strain Yugu1 chromosome IX, Setaria_italica_v2.0, whole genome shotgun sequence, the genomic stretch gctacagtaaccatttgctaatggtggattaattaagcttaatagattcgtctcgcgaattagcacagggttctgtaattaattttataattagctcatatttaattctcctaattagcatacgaacatccgatgtaacactgttaaagtttagcacctcctaTCAAAATACCCTCTCGGTGATGGCTCACGCACGCTTGGATGGTTCGTACGCTTGGATCCGCCTTCCTCGTTCTCTCACGCACTTGAAGATTACGCCTTTGGCGAAGCCAATTGCCTACATGAGCTCCCCGCGTCCCTTCCGTCTTCTAAATCAGGGTCTCCGATGTCTCGCGGTGGCGTACTACTACGAGCTCGTTTGGATCTTCAGCGATGCTGATGCATTACGACTTGGACGATGCTGGAAGCCAGTTCCCGTTACTCCGTTAGCTGTTGCCTTTCGGCAGTTCAGAGTCACTTGAGTCAGTTTGGATTTTGCTGAGCATGGATCCTCCGTGGCTCTGTTTGGATATTGGAACCTCGATGGATTGCTAAGTTGGATGCGGGTGGAGTTATCCTGCAGACAAGCTGAGGCATCAGGTAAGATGAATCTCTCAACTGTCAAGCAGCATAGTGAAAGATGATACATCAGGCGTCGCATGCACACGGTCCCTGCACGCGCCTGTGAGGTTGTGAATGTTCAGAGAACTCGGTGCGTCAGCTGTCGCCGAAGTTCTTCAGAGAGTAACGCGCGGCCATGAACGCTAGACATTTTTCCCGAACCAAAATGTCTGGCATCTACATTTGTCCATAGAGACAACAGACAAATCAGGTGATTTATTTCACTACTTATCTGTTCCATACATTCAGGCGTTGGGATCCCTTAGGCATTAGTCAATGCATAAGCTGATGTTCTGAAACAGGCGTCCAGACTGCAGACTCTGGAAAACCACGCACGGGGTTGTGAAGTCTGTACTGAAGCATTGTTGCGGTACAATTTTTTCTACGAGCTAGCAAGCATGGTGGTGCTGGACGTAAAGCACAGCGGCGAAGCATCTGTCCCTGCGCGACCTCCCGTGTGGTTTCAGTAGCATGGATTAGTTAGGCAGATTTGGAGATGCGGCTGCCATCTGCctgcctctctctcctctccctccaaaGAGACAGTTGGATCGGTTTCTGAAAATAGAATCACGCGACCCATCAGGAATTGGGCTACTTGGACACGTATTTGGGCCCAACGAGAGTATCGGGCGGCCCGTGCACACGGGCTCGGTCGCGGGGGGCTAGCTAGGTCCCGGCCGGCTCAATCATTCAAACGCGGCCCCATCCATCTCCCGCGGCCCGGGCCATGTCGCGCGCCGGtcgcagcagcggcagccgccggcgcggggggcTAGATCCGACCGCGATTCGACCACCCGtgctctccctctccccgcgGCCCCGGCCCGATCGGGCAACGCGCGGTGGCGTCGCGCACCGTACAAACACCCTCCGCTCCCCTGCCCGCTCGGCGTCGCTCGTTCAGTCCTTCTCTTGCCGACTAGCAGCTGCTGCGCCCCGGATCGTTCCTTCCGGAAACAGGGCCGTCGTCCTGCGGTGTCCCGCGCTGCCTCGGCACCCCGGGCAGGCGAGAGGACCGAGCGCCAGTGCCACAGGCACCCGCGCGAAAAGTTCGGTGGAGCAGGGCACCCAGCGCCTTTTCGTTTCTGCGATCTGCGGCGGTTGAGCCCATGGAAGCTGGCGGGTGCCTGgtggctcctcctccttccgTGCGGTGGACGCGGGCCTGAGCCGGGTCGCTGTAGTGGTCCAGTGCCTGCGCGGGAGCGGCGCGTGGGATCGATCTGTACATTGCGTTTTGCGATGGGGGGAAGGGGTGGGGAGGACCATCTTATCGGCAGGCAGCGCGTGCCCGCGCCTGCCCGGCCTACAGGAGGCTGGGACTCGCTTTCGTGCCGGTAACTGCCGTCCCGGATCGCGGTGCCCCGATCCAACGGCAGCGCCTCGCGGCACCGACAGCGACGCGCCACTATCATGCCAACGCCGGCCGGCGATCCCCCTACTGTCCGGCAAGTGGATGGATCGGCGTGCTTAGTTAGCTACCTTCTCATTACAAGTCACTCCCTTTCAAGATACACTACTGCAAAAACAAATAGTACACTAGAGTCGACCAATCGAGCACGTGGCATGCATGTATTGCAGACTAATGCTAACAATCAATGCAAACTATTAGTATTAATACGCCGTGCATTTGTTTGTCGTCattgaagaagaggaggaggagtacgATTAAGTGGTTGATGAGGGACGGAATCCTGGCTCTGTGCTACCAGTACGCAGCTGCCTGTCCTAGTATAGTGGTTGCTTGGACTTGGGAGTGGCGGATCGGAGCTCGCCGTTTGACTGACAAGACAAGTGAAGCACATTTCTAGGGCGCGCCAGGACAGGGTCCTCATTATGTGGGCACCGGCCTGCCCGCCCGACTACCTCACCGGCCCTTCACATCGCAGACAGAAAGCTTGCTCCCTCCTCAAATCGCTCCGAAAACATCATTTCCTCCCAGTCTCGGCGACACCTTGGGCTGGGTGGATCCTGATCTCGGCTTTCCATCCCGTCCCATCCGTCCAGGGTTTCGGAACTCATAAACAAACGCTTTTCTCTCCGACTGAGGTAGCCTGTCCCAGTTTCCCTCCTCTCAGGCTCTCCAAGAGCCGGTCTGGTCTACCACAACAAGAAATGGCTTCTTGTGTGCACGCTCTCCTGTCCGGGTCTCTTCTTGAACTGCGAGTGATGAGCCATTTCCTAAGCGCTTGTGGTTTAGTAAACTATGCACACTAAACTATCTGCCAATATCTTGAAACGGGGGGGTCGAGTAATCTGTCCTGTTGGATGGAAGGTTTTGGACGCATCTGCACTGCACAAGTGCACAGCCCCTGAGACCTGACTGGATGCTGAGAGCAAAGCCCGGATACTCCTGCACAGTCGTTGAGATCTCGGCAGGTGTTGGGGGGCAAATCGGTACGTCCAGTCGAGCTCGACTCGGTAGCTAGGGACAAAAAGGTCCCCTGTTGGCTTGATTTGGCACGCGAGTATGGAAGTCGACAACTGCACACCGCCGGGATCTCCATCTCCTGCCCTTGAAAGACTGATAGAAAATAAAGTCGTCATGGTCATCCAATGCAAGAGCCGTTCGTTCAGCCTCATCAGCCAGCCACTTCAATCTCGATCATGAATGGCTCGTTATTAATCCAGATGTCTAATCGTCGAATCTCGCGGGACTTGGACTGAGCTTGGAAGCCGGTTTTCGTCATGTCTTAAGAGCGGCGTACTTGCTTGTCCCTGTATCTCGGACACAAGCCTTGATTCCTGATGGCAATGGAGCTAACTCCGCGACCAACTGGTGCCAACTGCCAAGTAGTCCGGTAGGGAGCGGCGATCCGACGCGACGCCACCATGTCTGGAGAGATCTTGCAGCGATTGACACCTGATGGGTCCCCATGTCTGTGACTGTGTGTCCAAGATACGACTACTCCCTAAGAATCCAAGTCCGATGCATGACGGGCCAGGCCCCAGGCCAAGCCAAAAAGTTTGACCCTCTAGGAACTGGCTGGGGCCAGCCCTAGCTAGTTTCGACCTCGCTTTGGAAACCTAATTAAAAATTAACAAACTTGGAAAAAGCACCCTGTTTTTGAACTCCTAAACCACGTTGCAGTTTGTTTAACCATATCGATCGCTGCGTCTCTTCTCTCCCTCTTGTCGGCCTGTTTATTGCCTCTCCGGCCATCTGCCGTCGGCCGGCATGCATCGGGCTGCTGGAACTCGAACCATTTCCACGTTATCTGCGCACGTACGTTGGCGCGCGGCCGCACGAGGGGCCTTCGTTTTCATATTGATTGCACATCAGTCGAGCCGTTTGCCGTATCTGTGTTGGGCATCGCCACGTGAAGCCCTCAAGTACTCTCTCCATCCATCATTCTATGGCGTAGAGTGTTCTTCGAAAATGGATTTCCGACCTCTGGTTTCCGCTTCCTCTCGATATATTCTCAAAAACGATTTACTACCTTTctttacaaaaaaaaagatacagttttttgcagaaaaaaaaacaagtaacGGATGGAGTGCATTATCGAGTTACATCAGGACGAAAAGACAGGGGAAACACACATGATAGTATATATATTTTTGTCTCCAGAGTGGTCGTCGTTAAGACGTTAAGCTTGTCCGCCCATTGGCAGGGACAGAGACAAGAGCAACAGGCAATCTACACAGCAACAACTCTTACTCAAGGATGCATCTGCAACTTAACTCTGAACAGCTGCTACAGTCTACTACAGATATGGTGATGTGCTACAAGCTACCAGCAGTACCTTGCTTAGTCGGTTAATAGATGTCCATATAATCTCTACTAACCCCCTGGTCTGGTACACGAGAAGAGAGCCCTTCGTTGCCTTCTGAACACGAGGGCCCTCGGATTAATAAGAGACACCGAAAACAAGCAAACACACAAAcctgaagaggaagaagaagaaaaccaaagaaCATAAGGTCGTAGCAGGCGAGCGAGCAAGCTCCTTCGTCTTCACTACTACTTCAGCTGCGCTGGCCGCCGCAGCTATGGCTAGATATAGCAGGCAGGCAGGAGAGGGCCCGGCCGGTCACCGGAGTAGGCTCCGGATTATCTCGGCCTGGGGGCTGTCGTTGTCCATGGTCGACATGAGCCCCGACAGCCGCTCCGAGAGGTCGTCCACCTCCCGGTGGAGGCTCTTAATGTAGCTGCACGTCTCCTTCAGGAGCTTCGACGCCGACGACTGCATGTATACACGGCCCGGCCGGCATCAGACAACAGAGACCGAGAGTAATAATCCATGTCGggctttgctgctgctgcaccgaCGAAATGGGGCTGCGGCGGGATGTGCATTCGGAGAACGTAACGAAACGAAGTGAGCTGTGAACATACCCGGCTCGCGTTCCGGCGGCGTGAGGACTCCGGGAGGAGTGCCTGGAGCTTGGAGATGAGCTCGTTGATCTCGTCGTCGCTGATCCTGCCGCGGCGGCCCGACAtctctccggcggcggctgtTGTGTCCTAGCTCAGCTCAGAGAGTACTTTCAAGCTACAGCACCTGGTTGCTGATTCTCGTCGTCGTCTCTGCCTCGGCCTCCCTCGCAGAGCTCGCGAATATATGTAGTACGTGTGCGAGCTCGGGCGGTCAAGCGCAAGCGTGCAAACGGAAATAGCAGtgaagggaagaaaaagaaaaggtgaaagggACCTGAAAAGGATAGGGTTTTAATGCCTTAAACCTAGCAGCTGTTACTCCGGGGAGCGTTTGTTACTGTGTGCGAGAGGACGAGCACTGGCAGAATAGGGAGAGAGGTGAGTGGACGGAGGCAGCTGGTGGGGAGCGAGGTAGAAGCTTGCGATTGCAAGTAGGAGGAGCCAGTGGGTTGTTCCGAAAGAGATGGGGAGGGAGCGCGTATTAATAGGGGAGAGGGACTGTCACTGCGCTGAGAGGGGGAGGTGGGCCCACCGCAGGTGAAGTCCGGCCCGGATGACCTCATGGGCTGCCCTGGCCCGGCCCATGGGCTCCAGGTACAAGGCCTAAAAGGGATGTGACAGTGGTACTATACCAACCGACACGTACTTGTGACAGACAACGCCAGTGTTGATCGTGTAATTAGTATCACTGGTACTGGCTTCCTACAAAGCGAGCAGCGATCTAGAGCATTTGCTCTCCATCGTAAGACAAATGCGTTAGTGAAGCAATCAAGACCACGTAAGCTTAAGTTATATCATCTTCTCCCTATCTCGCCTGTAGCAAGTTGATGCTGGTGACAATGAGGCGGATGACTAGGGCAGTCTTTAGGAGATGCAACGTCGTATTAAAAGGGGTATTCTTGCTGATGCAGATAACCGTCGAGCCACACTGGAGGTCGAACAAGAGCCATGTCGAACGTGCCAGTGCCACTAGGGGATGTGAAAACGCATACTCCCTTCATCTCTAAAAGAAAGTGAGATCTTGTGATTCAGCAATGCTAATAATAAATAGGGACTGACAATgtcattttatatttttattaatCTGCCTAAGTTTTGCTATAATGACTTTCATTTTAGGGACGATGGAGTGAGTAAAACCAAACTATATATCTTTATAGATAATTGAAAGTTTGAAACCACCTAAATTATATATGCCTTTTCTGTAGATtttcgaaaaagaaaaaaacaaaatcagtAATACGAAACCGTGTAGGCTTTTAGTACGCAATTAATTGACGGCAAATGGTGACTTCGCGGCGGCACATGCAAGGACcagctgatcgatcgatcaacGGAGAGTCGGAGAAGGTACTACTAGCGTGCAGTGCTGTCCAGATAAATAAAGGTAATAGTCGAGCTATCTCCAAGGACTCCATGCATGCACTCTAGGAGTAGACGAAAGGATATGGAGGTTTTGGCGTTGGTCCGGACACGGAGAAGGACGTGCCTCCCCGTGTGGGGACGAGGCCCGAGATCGCGTGTATCTTTGGGATCGCCCCGTTTGAGGCGGTCCGGCGTGGTCCTTAATTCTGTGAGATCTTTTTCCCGCGCGATATGACCTTCATAACTCGCCGGGAACATGACACCCGCATACGGACCCACGTACATTTCATTTGGCGCCCCCGGGTGGATGTGTACGTAGTGGTCGAAGAAGATTATTcagccatccatccatccatcggtcGGTGTCCGCCATGTCCCTGCTGCGGGCATATTTTCCAGGCTCAAGTACCACTCAGACATGTATGAGAAAGTTGACCGCACCCCTGCCTTCTCCTCTCCCTGTTCCCACTGCATGCACACGGGTAGCTGATTCTGATTGCAATGGCCTTGGCCGGAGACTCCTTCCCGGTCATGTGGGCCGCCGTGCTAGTCTGTTACCGATACTATGTCTCAACCGGCCTCCGTCAGTAAACTCACTCACCACGGACGTACGACGAGCCGCGCGGCTGCTAACTGGGAGGTGGTTTAATCGCTGTGCAGCGTGGCACGCCAGCCGGGAGGCCCTGGTCCGGGGGACCCGCTTGCCTCCCGGATGGGGATTCGCGGGCTTCGGAGCCCCGAGCCCCGGGGACCCCATGGCCGCGCGCGGGGCAGCACGGAGCGGAGACCTGCCCGCCGTGTGCCGCCTTCACGGCAGATACGAGCGGACTTCAGCGACGATACGATATGGACACGCACACTTGTCGACCGGTGAGATGTGACCATGGATGAGAGATCATCAGACCAGATGCCTCCATGGACATGTGACGCAGGTCGCACCACATGGCATCACCAATCGGCACACCAGATGCCATTCATTCATACGTGCCCCTATATATGAACGGAACTGCTGTCTGCTCGAGGAAGCTGAATTATGATGTTCTCGTATCATACAGGCGTGCAGTGTTGCAGGCGCAGCCTGCTATCCCTGATGCCAATAGGATCTCTGCCATCCTAGTATTTCGATCTTTACTTGGTTTCAGATTGCGCGGCTGCACATGTATGCACTGCGGTGACAAAAAGGTGATGCATGCCATTTACTAGTCTATTGATCGATGGCAATCGTTGCGTTGCCCCgagtaaggggtgtttggttcccacctcctaaaattttaacttctaaaaagtgactaaaaagaGACTAAAGAGCTAAACACTATGACTAAAAGGGGactaaaaattttaaaaattttaggAGGCTCAAAACTCTTTAATCCCCTCAACCCTCCTAAAAGCGACTAAAACCGATTGTGGACGCCCCCTGCCCCCGCACTCTTGTCCCGACTGCTCGCACCCCGCCACCAGACCCGTCCACccccaaccccgccgccgctagaTCCGTCCTCCACGCCGACGGCCACGCCTAACCACCGCCAGCCGCGCCCTCCCCCGTCGGTCCGCCGCCCCAAGACGCATCCGCCCGATTTCTCCTCCATGCCCCCTCCGACGGTCAGCTGCGTCGCCATCCCCTGCCTCCTTTCGTCGGCGGGCGCCCGCTGTCCTCCCCTACCTCCCTCCGCTggcgccctcctctcccccatCCACCAATGGGGGGCGCGCGTCGTGCTCCCCTACCTCCCTTCGCCAGGGGGCCGCCCatcctcccctgcctccctccTCTAACAGGCCACACCGCCCCTCTCCTACCTACCTCCACCGAcgtggaggaggacggggagctAGCACAACAGGGAGGAGCTTCGGGGTAGGAAGCTTGAGCACGGCAAGGAGGAGCTCCACGGCGCGGCTCAGTCTCTCCAAGCCATGCGCCGCTCTTCTCCTATCCATGAGTGGGGGCAAGAGCTCCTTGCTGGAGATGAGTGGCCCCTTCCTGCTCCCTTCACTGGCAAGCTGCGCCTGGGCACCGTGGAGAGAAGAAGGTGTGGACAGTAGCAGAGAAGTGCCAGGGGTAACTGCGGAGGGCAGCTCCTTTTGTCACACCATTTATTATCTCTAGTCACTTGAACCAAATACcctttagtccatggattaAAGTGGGATTAAAATTTTTTAGGAAATTTTAGGAAGGTGGAACGGGCCTAAGCTAAAAAGACGGCCCGATCTAATTTGAATGGTAAGAAAGCACGGCGGCGCGTGCCATGGAAATTGAACAAGATGCTCCGTGCCCGGCGGCGGGAAATCAATCACTGTCAGTAAACCTGCCCCCCTGCGCGCCCCTGACAGTTTCACATGGCGGCCAGACCAGCGAGCAGAGATCAGACCAGAAAATCAGTGGTGCTGCGAGTGCCGGAGCCCGGAGGCCGGCGAGAATAGCTGTGAGTAGGGTGTATGATTTGGCGTGCGATTCGCTGGGAGCCCGTCAATGATTGCGCCATGATGACGCCGATCGTGCAGCGTGGTAGGCG encodes the following:
- the LOC101764187 gene encoding transcription factor ILI3, coding for MSGRRGRISDDEINELISKLQALLPESSRRRNASRSSASKLLKETCSYIKSLHREVDDLSERLSGLMSTMDNDSPQAEIIRSLLR